In the genome of Streptomyces globosus, one region contains:
- a CDS encoding type II secretion system F family protein yields the protein MNPLIAVTLGTTLLACVLVIAGVHVYLAGRAQRAALIARLASDGAPVPAGRRRRFPGVDRRLRGTALGRRIERKLAVTGLDLTPGEFFVYMLMSVAGIWLLAASLLAPFFGPVAGLVGLWAAGAFLDWQRARRTERFINQLPELARILANATQAGLALRTAIAMAAEELEAPAGEELARVADRLAVGHSIEESLGEIAERLPSRELVVLVSTLVLSARAGGALVGSLRNLTVTLEQRKETRREIRTQLSQVTVTAYLVPAIGLGSLLLVNLMMPGALDRMTGAFLGQSAVLVALGLFTLGFVLIRRLSKIDV from the coding sequence GTGAACCCACTCATCGCCGTCACGCTCGGCACCACCCTGCTGGCCTGCGTCCTCGTCATCGCGGGCGTCCACGTCTACCTCGCCGGCCGGGCCCAGCGCGCCGCCCTCATCGCCCGCCTCGCCTCCGACGGCGCCCCGGTGCCGGCCGGACGCCGCCGCCGCTTCCCCGGCGTCGACCGCCGACTGCGCGGGACGGCTCTCGGGCGGCGCATCGAGCGCAAGCTGGCCGTCACCGGCCTCGACCTCACCCCCGGCGAGTTCTTCGTCTACATGCTGATGTCCGTCGCCGGGATCTGGCTCCTCGCGGCGAGCTTGCTCGCCCCCTTCTTCGGCCCCGTCGCAGGCCTCGTCGGCCTGTGGGCGGCGGGCGCCTTCCTCGACTGGCAGCGCGCCCGGCGCACCGAGCGGTTCATCAACCAGCTTCCCGAACTCGCCCGCATCCTCGCCAACGCCACCCAGGCCGGACTCGCCCTGCGCACCGCCATCGCCATGGCCGCGGAGGAGCTCGAAGCGCCCGCCGGGGAGGAGCTGGCCCGCGTCGCCGACCGCCTCGCCGTCGGCCACTCCATCGAGGAGTCCCTCGGCGAGATCGCCGAACGGCTTCCCTCCCGCGAGCTCGTCGTCCTCGTCTCCACCCTGGTCCTCTCGGCCCGGGCCGGCGGCGCGCTCGTCGGCTCGCTGCGGAACCTGACGGTCACCCTGGAGCAGCGCAAGGAGACGCGGCGCGAGATCCGCACCCAGCTCTCCCAGGTCACCGTCACCGCCTACCTGGTCCCTGCGATCGGCCTGGGCTCCCTGCTGCTGGTGAACCTGATGATGCCCGGCGCACTGGACCGGATGACCGGCGCGTTCCTCGGCCAGAGCGCCGTGCTCGTCGCACTCGGCCTGTTCACCCTCGGGTTCGTGCTGATCCGCCGCCTATCGAAGATCGACGTGTGA
- a CDS encoding DUF5936 domain-containing protein — protein sequence MTALLLALALGASVLGIFHGIRLYRAETKLPSDLALALEVGATRTTAVGSAVDRLGIRWAPLVLRLMGPARVARKRRQIDMAGNPAGLTIDRYAARRAVYGFLGAVGAFAMLLNGQLVPALLMVAFGLFWIEAGLWSAMRMRRDHIERTLPDFLDVLAVVVSAGLGFRQALERVAEKYDGPWSDEIRITLQQMDMGVSRRQAFDELRRRNDSEQVAQFVTALQQGEELGSPIVDTLIAIAEDMRRTDAQNARRRAARAVPKATFAVTMFMLPGTLILLVCGFVYGADVDFGALLGGG from the coding sequence GTGACCGCCCTGCTGCTGGCCCTGGCCCTCGGAGCCTCCGTCCTCGGGATCTTCCACGGCATCCGGCTCTACCGGGCCGAGACGAAACTCCCGTCCGACCTGGCGCTCGCCCTGGAGGTCGGCGCCACCCGCACCACCGCCGTCGGCTCCGCCGTCGACCGGCTGGGCATCCGCTGGGCGCCGCTCGTGCTGCGCCTGATGGGGCCCGCCCGCGTGGCACGCAAACGCCGCCAGATCGACATGGCGGGCAACCCCGCCGGCCTCACCATCGACCGCTACGCGGCCCGCCGCGCCGTCTACGGCTTCCTCGGCGCCGTCGGCGCGTTCGCGATGCTGCTGAACGGGCAGCTCGTACCCGCGCTGCTGATGGTCGCCTTCGGCCTGTTCTGGATCGAGGCCGGACTGTGGTCGGCGATGCGGATGCGCCGCGACCACATCGAGCGGACCCTGCCCGACTTCCTCGATGTCCTCGCCGTCGTCGTCAGCGCCGGCCTCGGCTTCCGGCAGGCCCTGGAACGCGTCGCGGAGAAGTACGACGGCCCCTGGTCGGACGAGATCCGCATCACCCTCCAGCAGATGGACATGGGCGTCAGCCGCCGCCAGGCCTTCGACGAACTGCGCCGCCGCAACGACTCCGAACAGGTCGCCCAGTTCGTCACCGCCCTCCAGCAGGGCGAGGAACTCGGCTCCCCGATCGTGGACACCCTGATCGCCATCGCCGAGGACATGCGCCGCACCGACGCCCAGAACGCCCGCCGCCGCGCCGCCCGCGCCGTCCCCAAGGCCACCTTCGCGGTGACCATGTTCATGCTGCCCGGGACGCTGATCCTGCTCGTGTGCGGGTTCGTGTACGGGGCCGACGTCGACTTCGGCGCGCTGCTCGGAGGCGGCTGA
- a CDS encoding response regulator encodes MAALSVLIADGNPVVRAGLAALLGAAGGFEITAEAADGREALSLTRRHAPDVVLLDVRMPGVDGISALPHLVRLAPVLMLTYSREAEIIRETLLLGAGGYLVHGEFTADDLVRAVRDVREGRAHFTPTAADALLAELRASSQPQRTVAQFPERLHNSVLFGLSSREAEIMDLIASGMSNQQIAAACFISEKTVKNHINRIFAKLHSTTRSEAIARWLGTARPGVTGRG; translated from the coding sequence ATGGCAGCGCTGAGCGTCCTCATCGCCGACGGCAACCCCGTCGTCCGCGCCGGCCTCGCCGCCCTCCTCGGCGCGGCGGGCGGCTTCGAGATCACCGCCGAGGCCGCCGACGGCCGTGAAGCCCTCAGCCTCACCCGCCGCCACGCCCCGGACGTCGTCCTGCTCGACGTCCGCATGCCCGGAGTCGACGGCATCTCGGCCCTCCCGCACCTGGTGCGGCTGGCGCCGGTGCTGATGCTGACGTACAGCCGCGAGGCCGAAATCATCCGGGAAACGCTCCTGCTGGGCGCCGGCGGCTACCTGGTGCACGGCGAATTCACGGCGGACGACCTGGTCCGGGCGGTCCGCGACGTCCGCGAGGGCCGCGCCCACTTCACGCCGACGGCCGCCGACGCGCTCCTCGCGGAACTCCGCGCCTCTTCGCAACCGCAACGAACTGTGGCACAGTTTCCGGAGCGGCTGCACAACTCTGTTCTGTTCGGGCTGAGTTCGCGGGAGGCGGAGATCATGGACCTGATCGCGTCCGGAATGAGCAACCAGCAGATCGCGGCCGCGTGCTTCATCAGCGAGAAGACGGTCAAGAACCACATCAACCGCATCTTCGCCAAGCTCCACAGCACCACCCGCAGCGAGGCGATAGCCCGCTGGCTGGGAACCGCCCGACCGGGGGTGACGGGACGTGGCTAG
- a CDS encoding pilus assembly protein TadG-related protein → MRGRSRDRGQAFPIYIVAIVGMLFAALAFFAVGQAALTRSDAQGAADAAALAAAGDARDHLLPGLEIATLRAADWERVLEGDLLSSAGACEQAHRFAERNNAVATCTQAQLRFSVEVTTNGTVGQSVIPGTSGLHGQARATAAIEPRCSLAAAPSPEPSATPSPSGTAGPGSGATTRPSQPRTVRFKCKGGASVELDTAKGDLWRKVAKSLFDVRLVD, encoded by the coding sequence GTGAGAGGTCGGTCCCGGGACCGGGGGCAGGCCTTTCCGATTTACATCGTCGCCATCGTCGGCATGCTCTTTGCTGCGCTTGCCTTCTTCGCCGTGGGCCAAGCAGCGTTAACGCGCAGCGACGCGCAAGGGGCAGCCGACGCGGCCGCCCTGGCGGCAGCCGGTGATGCACGAGATCACCTGCTGCCCGGTCTGGAAATCGCCACGTTGCGTGCTGCTGACTGGGAGAGGGTCCTCGAAGGCGACCTGCTCAGCAGTGCAGGCGCATGTGAGCAGGCCCACCGTTTCGCCGAGCGGAACAATGCGGTTGCGACATGTACTCAGGCGCAGCTGCGGTTTTCCGTCGAGGTGACGACCAATGGGACTGTCGGACAGTCAGTCATCCCGGGGACCAGTGGCCTGCACGGGCAGGCGAGGGCTACCGCTGCCATCGAACCCCGTTGCAGCCTCGCAGCTGCTCCGAGTCCTGAGCCCTCCGCCACTCCGAGTCCGTCCGGCACCGCAGGCCCCGGCTCCGGCGCCACGACGCGCCCGTCGCAGCCGCGCACGGTGAGGTTCAAGTGCAAGGGCGGTGCATCCGTGGAGCTGGATACCGCCAAGGGCGACCTGTGGCGCAAGGTGGCAAAGAGCCTGTTCGACGTGCGCCTGGTTGATTGA
- a CDS encoding OmpA family protein — MTTRHRVAASAALIGMLMAGFQAAGIGVGTAAADDVKPSAPPGTEPSAAAPVPIDSQAPGLKIPQGGTLAPVKVLDIAEVVEDLGGEQRRQETNQTVMMALQSEVLFPENSAVFNAAAAARIQAIAQEINTQKAVRIRVFGFTDDQGSYEHGQVLSKQRADAVQAELAKTVTVPGVVYDVRGYSEDYPIADNSTEEGRKKNRRVEITFPRSTGSGAVTGG, encoded by the coding sequence ATGACGACACGCCACCGCGTCGCCGCGTCAGCAGCCCTGATCGGCATGCTCATGGCCGGATTCCAAGCCGCCGGCATCGGCGTCGGCACGGCCGCCGCCGACGACGTCAAGCCGTCCGCCCCGCCCGGCACGGAGCCCTCCGCCGCGGCCCCCGTCCCCATCGACTCCCAGGCCCCGGGCCTGAAGATCCCCCAGGGCGGGACGCTCGCGCCCGTCAAGGTGCTCGACATCGCCGAGGTCGTCGAGGACCTCGGTGGCGAGCAGCGCCGCCAGGAGACCAACCAGACCGTCATGATGGCCCTCCAGTCGGAGGTCCTCTTCCCCGAGAACAGCGCCGTCTTCAACGCGGCCGCCGCCGCCCGGATACAGGCCATCGCGCAGGAGATCAACACCCAGAAGGCCGTCCGCATCCGCGTCTTCGGCTTCACCGACGACCAGGGCAGTTACGAGCACGGCCAGGTGCTGTCCAAGCAGCGTGCGGACGCCGTGCAGGCCGAGCTGGCGAAGACGGTCACCGTCCCCGGCGTGGTCTACGACGTCCGCGGCTACAGCGAGGACTACCCGATCGCGGACAACAGCACGGAGGAAGGCCGCAAGAAGAACCGCCGGGTCGAGATCACCTTCCCCCGCAGCACCGGCTCCGGCGCCGTCACCGGCGGTTAG